One genomic region from Euleptes europaea isolate rEulEur1 chromosome 6, rEulEur1.hap1, whole genome shotgun sequence encodes:
- the TSG101 gene encoding tumor susceptibility gene 101 protein isoform X2: MALSEGQLKKMLGKYKYRDLTVQETVSVITQYKDLKPVMDGYVFNDGSSRELMSLTGTIPVIYRGSTYNIPICLWLLDTYPFNPPICFVKPTSSMTIKTGKHVDANGKIYLPYLHEWKHPQSDLIGLIQVMIVVFGEEPPVFSRPTISASYPPYQATGPPNTSYMPGMPSGMSYPPGPPPNSSGYPSYPYPPPGGPFPATTSTQHYPSQPPVTTMDGRRKQKQVWICGHSYVFWAEKRALERSFGPQLGIPLEDAKLHWLGKSGMTWDQLMPTLLHKRRRLSDPDILVVHLGGNDLGTASDVAIINRMKKDLGHLKQIFRNSILVWSNIVPRKVWNQEVPHKVMEKSRRRVNREICFFINGIGGSVIEHNSLVPDSPGLFHLDGVLLSESGTDVFNMDLLSVLETLI, translated from the exons ATGGCCTTGTCGGAGGGGCAGCTCAAGAAAATGCTCGGCAAG TACAAGTACAGAGATTTAACTGTTCAAGAAACTGTCAGTGTTATTACCCAGTACAAAGACCTTAAGCCTGTAATGGATGGATATG TTTTTAATGATGGCTCATCAAGAGAATTGATGAGCCTTACGGGAACCATTCCTGTGATTTACAGAG GCAGCACATACAATATCCCAATTTGCCTGTGGTTGCTGGATACATACCCATTCAATCCTCCCATCTGTTTTGTTAAACCCACTAGTTCAATGACCATTAAAACTGGGAAACATGTTGATGCAAACGGAAAGATATATCTTCCATATCTACATGAGTGGAAGCAT CCACAGTCTGATTTGATAGGACTGATTCAAGTTATGATTGTGGTGTTTGGAGAGGAACCCCCTGTCTTTTCTCGACCTACGATTTCAGCATCCTACCCACCTTACCAGGCAACAGGACCACCAAACA CTTCCTACATGCCAGGTATGCCAAGTGGAATGTCTTACCCCCCAGGACCACCTCCCAACTCAAG TGGTTATCCAAGCTATCCCTATCCTCCCCCTGGTGGACCATTTCCAGCAACAACTAGCACACAGCACTACCCTTCCCAGCCTCCTGTCACTACTATGG ATGGCAGAAGAAAGCAGAAACAGGTATGGATTTGTGGTCATTCATATGTTTTCTGGGCAGAAAAACGGGCACTTGAGAGAAGCTTTGGCCCACAGTTGGGCATTCCATTGGAGGATGCCAAATTACACTGGCTAGGAAAGAGTGGCATGACATGGGATCAGTTAATGCCAACCCTCTTGCATAAACGGCGGCGTCTGTCAGATCCCGACATACTGGTGGTGCATCTAGGAGGAAATGACCTGGGGACAGCAAGTGATGTGGCTATCATAAACAGAATGAAGAAGGATTTAGGACATCTCAAGCAAATCTTCAGGAATAGCATTCTGGTCTGGTCCAATATTGTGCCCCGCAAAGTATGGAACCAAGAGGTGCCTCATAAGGTGATGGAGAAAAGCCGGCGAAGAGTCAACAGAGAGATCTGCTTCTTTATAAATGGTATTGGAGGGAGCGTGATCGAACACAATTCGCTTGTACCAGACTCCCCTGGATTGTTTCATCTGGACGGTGTCCTGTTGTCTGAAAGTGGCACAGATGTCTTCAACATGGATTTACTGAGTGTTTTGGAGACTTTGATCTGA
- the TSG101 gene encoding tumor susceptibility gene 101 protein isoform X1 — protein sequence MALSEGQLKKMLGKYKYRDLTVQETVSVITQYKDLKPVMDGYVFNDGSSRELMSLTGTIPVIYRGSTYNIPICLWLLDTYPFNPPICFVKPTSSMTIKTGKHVDANGKIYLPYLHEWKHPQSDLIGLIQVMIVVFGEEPPVFSRPTISASYPPYQATGPPNTSYMPGMPSGMSYPPGPPPNSSGYPSYPYPPPGGPFPATTSTQHYPSQPPVTTMADGRRKQKQVWICGHSYVFWAEKRALERSFGPQLGIPLEDAKLHWLGKSGMTWDQLMPTLLHKRRRLSDPDILVVHLGGNDLGTASDVAIINRMKKDLGHLKQIFRNSILVWSNIVPRKVWNQEVPHKVMEKSRRRVNREICFFINGIGGSVIEHNSLVPDSPGLFHLDGVLLSESGTDVFNMDLLSVLETLI from the exons ATGGCCTTGTCGGAGGGGCAGCTCAAGAAAATGCTCGGCAAG TACAAGTACAGAGATTTAACTGTTCAAGAAACTGTCAGTGTTATTACCCAGTACAAAGACCTTAAGCCTGTAATGGATGGATATG TTTTTAATGATGGCTCATCAAGAGAATTGATGAGCCTTACGGGAACCATTCCTGTGATTTACAGAG GCAGCACATACAATATCCCAATTTGCCTGTGGTTGCTGGATACATACCCATTCAATCCTCCCATCTGTTTTGTTAAACCCACTAGTTCAATGACCATTAAAACTGGGAAACATGTTGATGCAAACGGAAAGATATATCTTCCATATCTACATGAGTGGAAGCAT CCACAGTCTGATTTGATAGGACTGATTCAAGTTATGATTGTGGTGTTTGGAGAGGAACCCCCTGTCTTTTCTCGACCTACGATTTCAGCATCCTACCCACCTTACCAGGCAACAGGACCACCAAACA CTTCCTACATGCCAGGTATGCCAAGTGGAATGTCTTACCCCCCAGGACCACCTCCCAACTCAAG TGGTTATCCAAGCTATCCCTATCCTCCCCCTGGTGGACCATTTCCAGCAACAACTAGCACACAGCACTACCCTTCCCAGCCTCCTGTCACTACTATGG CAGATGGCAGAAGAAAGCAGAAACAGGTATGGATTTGTGGTCATTCATATGTTTTCTGGGCAGAAAAACGGGCACTTGAGAGAAGCTTTGGCCCACAGTTGGGCATTCCATTGGAGGATGCCAAATTACACTGGCTAGGAAAGAGTGGCATGACATGGGATCAGTTAATGCCAACCCTCTTGCATAAACGGCGGCGTCTGTCAGATCCCGACATACTGGTGGTGCATCTAGGAGGAAATGACCTGGGGACAGCAAGTGATGTGGCTATCATAAACAGAATGAAGAAGGATTTAGGACATCTCAAGCAAATCTTCAGGAATAGCATTCTGGTCTGGTCCAATATTGTGCCCCGCAAAGTATGGAACCAAGAGGTGCCTCATAAGGTGATGGAGAAAAGCCGGCGAAGAGTCAACAGAGAGATCTGCTTCTTTATAAATGGTATTGGAGGGAGCGTGATCGAACACAATTCGCTTGTACCAGACTCCCCTGGATTGTTTCATCTGGACGGTGTCCTGTTGTCTGAAAGTGGCACAGATGTCTTCAACATGGATTTACTGAGTGTTTTGGAGACTTTGATCTGA